A section of the Humulus lupulus chromosome 2, drHumLupu1.1, whole genome shotgun sequence genome encodes:
- the LOC133818669 gene encoding uncharacterized protein LOC133818669 isoform X2 yields the protein MDPSSNILEVSSMLSEVTLALKYEAINALPLNAVSLDGSRSTYVSTMSQGSDISLLTRKRGYVSSLPGDSFDTIVHFSPSKRDKVSFAPSFLSDRVFLSPTPPIDFGFSDHSQILASLGVLAFDVGVSIGECTGVSEGKSTEFLSSFVSSTVVITSFANTSVLPCPKIECKSSRIYEALLQHLMTSSIDVPVFCPSELSNGSIEEAIFNPFDLSLSQDPVGANIGDSVGPLMINSSACDHPVVVGSRTEVSASLTVPVSSQGVLPLVVSASIVESLGSQSFLLREVLPVVWDLSLG from the exons ATGGATCCTTCTTCTAATATTCTAGAAGTTTCCAGTATGCTTTCAGAGGTCACTTTGGCACTCAAATATGAGGCCATAAATGCTCTCCCTTTAAATGCAGTTTCCCTTGATGGTTCTCGTTCCACTTATGTTTCTACTATGAGCCAAGGTTCTGATATTTCCTTGCTCACACGCAAAAGGGGTTATGTTTCGTCCCTCCCTGGTGATTCTTTTGATACAATCGTTCATTTTTCTCCAAGCAAGAGGGACAAAGTGTCTTTTGCTCCATCTTTTCTTTCTGATAGGGTATTTCTTAGCCCAACTCCTCCAATTGATTTTGGCTTTTCAGACCATTCTCAGATTCTTGCTAGCCTCGGTGTACTTGCCTTCGATGTTGGTGTTTCTATTGGTGAGTGCACTGGTGTCTCAGAAGGAAAGTCTACAGAGTTCCTTTCATCATTCGTTAGTTCTACTGTAGTGATCACTTCTTTTGCCAATACCTCTGTACTTCCTTGCCCCAAGATAGAATGTAAGTCTTCTAGGATATATGAAGCCCTACTGCAACATTTGATGACTTCATCAATTGATGTTCCAGTATTCTGCCCCAGTGAACTTAGCAATGGTAGTATAGAAGAGGCTATTTTCAATCCATTCGACCTATCTCTCTCACAAGACCCCGTTG GTGCCAACATTGGAGATAGTGTTGGACCATTGATGATTAATTCTTCAGCTTGCGATCATCCCGTAGTGGTTGGATCTAGAACTGAGGTTTCTGCATCCCTGACCGTACCGGTCTCGAGTCAAGGTGTTTTGCCTTTGGTTGTTAGTGCTTCAATTGTGGAAAGTCTTGGATCACAATCATTTTTGCTGAGAGAGGTGCTTCCCGTGGTATGGGATCTATCGCTTGGTTAA
- the LOC133818669 gene encoding uncharacterized protein LOC133818669 isoform X1 encodes MDPSSNILEVSSMLSEVTLALKYEAINALPLNAVSLDGSRSTYVSTMSQGSDISLLTRKRGYVSSLPGDSFDTIVHFSPSKRDKVSFAPSFLSDRVFLSPTPPIDFGFSDHSQILASLGVLAFDVGVSIGECTGVSEGKSTEFLSSFVSSTVVITSFANTSVLPCPKIECKSSRIYEALLQHLMTSSIDVPVFCPSELSNGSIEEAIFNPFDLSLSQDPVGEFIGSHRLSVATFSFDFGLALVTSLSDFTTVTTGALLSAASTDKSLLPPVFTNSEVELVTIVTSKDLDAIVINVSGANIGDSVGPLMINSSACDHPVVVGSRTEVSASLTVPVSSQGVLPLVVSASIVESLGSQSFLLREVLPVVWDLSLG; translated from the coding sequence ATGGATCCTTCTTCTAATATTCTAGAAGTTTCCAGTATGCTTTCAGAGGTCACTTTGGCACTCAAATATGAGGCCATAAATGCTCTCCCTTTAAATGCAGTTTCCCTTGATGGTTCTCGTTCCACTTATGTTTCTACTATGAGCCAAGGTTCTGATATTTCCTTGCTCACACGCAAAAGGGGTTATGTTTCGTCCCTCCCTGGTGATTCTTTTGATACAATCGTTCATTTTTCTCCAAGCAAGAGGGACAAAGTGTCTTTTGCTCCATCTTTTCTTTCTGATAGGGTATTTCTTAGCCCAACTCCTCCAATTGATTTTGGCTTTTCAGACCATTCTCAGATTCTTGCTAGCCTCGGTGTACTTGCCTTCGATGTTGGTGTTTCTATTGGTGAGTGCACTGGTGTCTCAGAAGGAAAGTCTACAGAGTTCCTTTCATCATTCGTTAGTTCTACTGTAGTGATCACTTCTTTTGCCAATACCTCTGTACTTCCTTGCCCCAAGATAGAATGTAAGTCTTCTAGGATATATGAAGCCCTACTGCAACATTTGATGACTTCATCAATTGATGTTCCAGTATTCTGCCCCAGTGAACTTAGCAATGGTAGTATAGAAGAGGCTATTTTCAATCCATTCGACCTATCTCTCTCACAAGACCCCGTTGGTGAGTTTATTGGTTCCCATCGATTAAGTGTTGCCACGTTCTCTTTTGACTTTGGCCTTGCTCTAGTTACTTCTCTGTCCGATTTTACCACTGTCACTACGGGTGCTTTATTATCTGCAGCATCCACTGACAAATCCCTTCTGCCCCCTGTTTTTACTAATTCCGAAGTTGAATTAGTCACAATAGTCACATCAAAAGATCTTGATGCTATAGTTATTAATGTGTCAGGTGCCAACATTGGAGATAGTGTTGGACCATTGATGATTAATTCTTCAGCTTGCGATCATCCCGTAGTGGTTGGATCTAGAACTGAGGTTTCTGCATCCCTGACCGTACCGGTCTCGAGTCAAGGTGTTTTGCCTTTGGTTGTTAGTGCTTCAATTGTGGAAAGTCTTGGATCACAATCATTTTTGCTGAGAGAGGTGCTTCCCGTGGTATGGGATCTATCGCTTGGTTAA
- the LOC133816388 gene encoding uncharacterized protein LOC133816388, translated as MYQAEEEEEVPQLQRRSKKRTGETSQGPSAKKNRPEDLPQGTPTGQSPAPTGRTPTPPPAPSEQQNTLARFNPPPAPAREQLSREEVHGARLVSRTIRSAKDRIERIGKGERVGAAMIQAEELPVDQILNRALNEISSALLSAINARTRAQAYFEQIEAKVLEKHQVKAAKELSAVEAKHAKELETVVRERDAAVTKLSAVEAVKDAAVKLREEYRSYNKTHLREIKHLEGVVKSKDETIATLEGKVQQLELDNSKNLEKYKRTTLRCFYNFWKHNQGADFSYLSEEVRAAELAQCAVQLAEEEARAATPATPSVVGLEEETIEEVTDQVAAQDPPAPHAS; from the exons atgtaccaggccgaagaggaagaggaagtccctcaacttcaacggaggtcaaagaagcggactggtgaaaccagtcaaggTCCTTCAGCTAAGAAGaatcgaccagaagaccttcctcagggtacaccaactgggcaaagtcctgcgccaactgggcgaactcccactcctcctccagctccttctgaacagcaaaacactctTGCTCGGTTCaaccctccacctgcgcctgctagggagcagctttctcgcgaagaggtccatggggccaggctcgtgagccgtaccatccgatccgctaaggatcgaattgaacgcataggcaaaggtgagcgtgttggggccgccatgatccaagctgaagagctaccagtcgatcagatcctgaacagggctctgaacgagatctccagc gccttactttctgccattaatgctcgtacccgagcccaggcctactttgagcagattgaggctaaagttctcgagaaacatcaggtgaaggcggccaaGGAGCTTTCGGCTGTtgaggccaaacatgctaaggagttggagacggtggtccgagagagggatgcagcggtaaCCAAACTGTCCGCGGTTGAAGCTgtaaaagatgcagcggttaagctgagggaagagtaccggtcgtacaacaaaactcatctccgcgaaatcaagcatctggagggggtagtcaagtctaaggacgagactattgccactctcgagggcaaggtgcagcagctggagcttgacaactccaagaatctggaaaagtacaaaaggacgacactccgatgtttctataacttctggaaacacaatcagggtgctgactttagttacctttcagaggaagtcagagctgCGGAGTTGGCCCAGTGCGCTgttcaactggctgaagaggaggcaagagctgcgactcctgcaaccccaagcgtcgttggtttggaagaagaaaccatcgaggaagtgactgaccaggttgctgcccaggaccctcctgccccccatgcttcttaa